Within Sorghum bicolor cultivar BTx623 chromosome 2, Sorghum_bicolor_NCBIv3, whole genome shotgun sequence, the genomic segment TTTTCATATGTCGTTCTGTCAATGATAGATTTGAAGGATTTCTAGTAAAACATCCCAAAGGCTGAAATTAGAATTCAATCCTCAAGCCTGGTTTCCTCATAAGAAGGAAAATAAGGTGGCAGACCCCTTGCTAGAGAGTAGGGGAGCATCTTCTAGGTGACGCTGGGGATATCTCTAGGCTCTGCACTCTATTATTGTTCATCTAAAGTGGTGCACAGTTACATATTTACATCCCTATTAAAAGGTATGGTTCCATTAAATGTCAGCATGACAACTTTACTAAAAGAGTTATAGAAATAAATCACATCGACCAATTAGAATTGACAAAACACATGCCACATATTGTCAAATTCTGCTGGTAGTTTTAATAGGAACTTGTTAGAATCAAATCAAACTCAACTATTTGAACCAAGTAGAGAGAATTGAGCCACCTTCAGTGGATGAGTCTAACTCTGTGATCCACTCTTCATGTCCTTCAATAGAATATTTATCACGCAAGGCACTGAATACAACAGCAATCAATATATCCACCATTTCATCTGTATCTCTCTTCTTGTTTAATCTTGTATCAAACTCAAGATCAAAGTAAATGTGGCAAGGTGAACCCTGTAATCAAGATGTTATATTGGGCATTGCAGTGAAGCCAAGTTGTGATTTGTGAAAAGAAAAATCAATGTTGTGAGTGTGAGTGAATTGATTCGTGTAACTTTAAAGGATAAATAAATTTTATGAAACTAGAGATTTAAGGGATTATATTAGGAAGTAAAGATTTAACTAAAGATTTATAGCCAATTACTGATTTGAAGGTTCTGGGTTTCCAGCTATGTACTGAGTTTCTGACAACCAGCCCCATTTGAGTAGAAAAGTTCAAAAGTAGTCACTTTTTCCAGTTATATAAATTGGGAAAATCACCTGGGGGCACAATGCTACATGGACAGACAGGCTGGTGAGTCAAGGAACATGTCCTAAACAGTAATCTATTGAAAATGCTGAACGCTTAAATCTGTACTTTCACAACAAAATTTATTAATATGTTCTTTTTACCTAAAAAAACTTAATATGTATGGCAAAAAGATGGGTAAATATATAGTTAAAATTCCTTAAATCTGTAGTTTTGCTACAGTTTGGCCCATCATTagtcattttgcaaaatatactCTTAAATATAACAACATATTTTCATGAAAAAATACAACCCTGTCcctggtaaaaaataaataaaagacaCAAATAACCCTTGAATTACCCAAGAACCCTCTTTTTTTATGTGCTTTACCAacctcttttttaaaaaaaaattaggaaTACAACATGAAACCAATGTTTGGAAAAGACTTGCTTGCAAGATACCGTGCAAAACATTTCAGCATGGAATCGACAAACGATGGCTTACCTCCTGGATAACCTCATAATGGTGGCGGATGTTGGAATCCATATCATTGTACCTGCAATAATACAGCAATAAGGAGTGGTTGGCCAtttagaaagaaagaaaaaaaaaacaaaaaaaacttgaCATTAGCCAAGGAGCAACAGACCCATTTTCAATTGCAAGAATGCTGCTATGCACGCACAAACATGGAAGTGAAATGGGGTAAAAAAAAACATGCAATTTGCTAAGGACCCAACCTTTTCCAGAACTCCTCGTATGTAGACACAAGAAACCTTCTTGTCCCGGACCTATGATCTTGATAGCTAAAGACGTTGGTATGCGTGTGTGCCTTAGAGAACCTGATTGCCCCATCTTGCCTAGGAAATGTAGCCCAGACAACATCCCTGTATAGCAATTAACCAATAACCATAGCCAACGACGAACAGTAAGTCAGACTAAAACGAGCGTTTTGTGCTATCAAGCAGAGCACACAATGTGGCGTGAACTAAATGCCACACCTGGGGATAAAGTCCGTTTGCTTCTTCAGATCAATGCGGATAACGTGCAAGAGCTTCAAGAAGCTCTGCGGCTGTTTCACTTGGACGCCTTGCGGGGTACCGTAGAACACGACTGGGGACATCTGCTTGCGGCCTGTAAATTTGctcgccgacgccgccgcgtGCTAGAAAACGCGAGGATTGGCCGAAACAAAATCCTCAGCTTTGTTTTGGACTGGAAAAATAGAAAAAGAGAAATGCCTCGGCCTCACCTTGTCCGCTGCGGCATCCGTCGTGGATTCACAAGACGCCGTGGAATCATCGGAGGAGCTCCCGCTCCCGCCGCCGCTACTGGCAATCACCGACACGGGCGAGCCCCGCGACTTCTTGGCCTGCGAGAGCGGCCTCTCCCTGAACGCCGATTCTGGGCGCCACAGAATCGAGCGGAGCGAATTGTCGATCCACAGTGAGAATGGGGACACATTGCAATGTGGAAAAATGAAAAGAGCAGATCTTGGGGAGAGGGAGCAGCGTACTGGGAGGGGAGACGCCGCATTTGAAGCAGGCGAAGAGGCGGTCGACGTCGTCCTTGGGATCGTACGCCGGCATCGCCCTCGCTCGATTCGGGCTTCGGTTTCTCTCGGTCGCCCGCCAGCGTTGACGAGATCTGGTTCGCTCGGTTTTGGCAGTTTATCTGACGAATTGCTCGTGAGTCGTGAGCGGGAACCGGTGTTTCGCTATAGCAGAGAGCGGGAATCGTTAAGATTCGTCttgaaaattaaaaataaaattgtacaattaattattttttatttgtatttaggctttgtttactttaaaaaatagtagcactttcgtttgtatttgacaaatattgtctaattatagactaactaggctcaaaagattcgtctcatcatttccgaccaaactgtgtaattagtttttattttcatctatatttaatactttgatgtgacggagaatctgaaaagttttgcaaaatttttggggaactaaacaaggtcttaatgtttcatacatacactgcaatatttgatgtgacgatgaatcttaatttttttttttgaattttgggatgaactaaacaaggcctaagttgggTGAGAGAGGAATTGCTACGCTAATACTTGCTCTGGGGGCGATGTATGATCAAGTTGTGCAAAAAACAAACAATATTATTTGCCTCAAACAATTCTTTTGAAGCAGCTTGCGTTGTAAATTATTTGCCTCAAATGCTTTTGTGTGAACATTGCATCTACCACAAACTATTAACCTCTATTGACCCTGCCCTGAGGATTGAAACGTCAATCAAATGCCACGTCGAGTAGGACTGTAGGAGGCCTGCATTTCTGTCGCAGGAGGCCAGGAGGTTaaagccttgttcagttcgaaaaaaattggtttttggctaccgtagcactttcatttttatttaacaaacattgtccaatcacggagtaactaggctcaaaaaattcatctcacaattacaattaaactgtacaattagtttttattttcgtctatatttaatgctttatgcatgcgaccaaagattcgatgtgacggaaaatcttaaaagattttgcgaactaaacaaggcctaaatgcagCATGGGTTCTACTAAATTAAATAATAAAATACAGCACCCAACAAGAAGGCATCACATGCAGGCATGCAGCTCCTGCAAACATATCGAGTGGACATCAGACAAACAAATTACTTTtttcgttccaaattataagatattttaatTTTTCAAAATACATTGCTTTAACTAATATATTCtagattataagatgttttagcttttctagatacattgcttaaactatgtatctagatatagtGCATATCTAGATACATAAAATGCTTTAACTATGCAAAAAAAATATCCGAAAAGGATAGTGCATTTCAACTTCCAAAGTCCAAACTAAATAATCCGTGTTAGCAGTTGATGGTTAACACTTTCTTCTGGAGTTGCTGCAAGTGATGAAAATAAATTGTCTAAAAATCTAAATCAACCAAAGAATTAACAGGATTGTGTAGGTATCTGTTTGGTCCTTACAGCTGGTACACTAAAGAATTGAATGTGTATTTCTGTACAAAAAAGAATTAACAGATCTCCGTATAGAAATCCTAGTGTAATTGTGTAGATGTAAGACGACCCTATGTCATAGAATACACTGCTGCCACTCTGCTAGGCATCATATGCAATTAGACAATTGCGTCGGAGCGAGTAGGGAACTCAAGGCCTTGAAGCGCAGGGATGTTGTGCAGATCCTCTGTAGAGTACATGGGAACAAACCAGAACAACTTTTTGGTACCAAAGACCTGCAGTAACCTGTATTACAAATGACCGGGACGTATGATATAAAGACCAGGCAGTGAATTATACCATAAAGATTACCTGCTCCAAGTTTCTTTTCCATCCTAGGTCATATTTCCATGAAACTGACTTCTTCCGTTCATAGACCTGGAACAAGATTGATCCAAAGCAATCATATTGTAATGTTTTTGGAATGCCATCAAGGTAACAGGCTATTAATCTACTGGGATGTAGTGCTACTGCCAAGCAAGAGAAGAAAACAGTCAAAATCTGAATTAAAATGATTGGACAGTTTGTAAAGGCTTTGTGTGCGCTATACAATTCCATTTGATGAATACTGCATTTTGAATCTTGTGCATGATGGCCACATTTGATCCGGTTTCCAGATTAACAGGTAATCAGGTAGATGAAGGTTGATGTGTCATCAAGACATTTCTTTATTAATGTGGAAAAAAAAAGGCAAGAGAACTAATGTCACAGAATCACCTCTATAGAAGTCGTATTATGTGTAACAAGAGACGTGTGCATGCCAATGAAACAGAGGAGGCTCAGCGCAAATGCTAAATTGAGAACTGCAACAAAGACCAACTGTTAGGTAACTTGCAAAACTTTGAGGTAAGTAAGTTTGATGCTTCCAAGGAAAGGAAAAGGTTTACCAAAAGCAAGAAATAGAATAGCAATATCCCCAGGAGAGCTGGAACGCCTACTTTCATCTTGAAAAAACTCAATGAAGTTTGGAAGTAGGACCAAGGTATCCAGAACAGTCTCAATAAATGTATACACCTATATAACATAGGAAAATCAATTTTAAGAGAAATAAATAACAAGAAATAAGGTATCTAAACAGGCAGACAGAGAACATCGCTATAGAGAAGCAAAAGCTAAATAAAAATACAATCATGTTTCTTTTGTTGTAAGTACAGGCCTGTCCTCAACTATTAGGGATGTTTGTTAATGGTTGACAAACTTAACTAGTAGCAGACTGGTAATCAATTGTTGGTATGAATAAACACAATTGTACATACAGTTTGGCAAGAAAATAATGCTCCAGGTCCATACCACGTGAGCTATCCACATTTTTAAAGAAATAAAGTCAGACTTATGGAACTGTACAAATATAGCAACAGTTTGTGCAGAATGGTCAGGAAAACAGGAAAATGTAGAGAGAAAGAGCGATGGAGGGAGGgagtgagagagggagagggagagggagggagggaggggacAAGCAATGTTTCAGTGATACAAATGTGTAGAATAAGCAAGAACAGGGAAGCCGCATTAAATGTCTCAGTTGTACCAGAAAAAGGAGAAAATACTTGTAGTTCCTTGCTCCAACACAATTCACTACCCAAATGCAGTGATGGTCCATTTTAAGCACACATctgttacctgcatcaaaaggAAAGCTAAAAacaagaacctggagaaagactAGGTGACATCTAACTTATTCATCCTACATTTCATGGATGCAATAGAAACAAGATAAGAGgatggcagatcctttgccaagttAATAAAACCAGAAGAAAATCTAAGAGCTTCTTCGCTATGCATGTGTATCTTGTAGATTTGCTATACGAGGACTGGTTAATGTTCAATGCCACTATAACCACTAGACATTTTGCAGAAATTTGACAGTGCTTGCTTTTTTCAATCATAACAAGGAACATCAACAAGAAGATCTGAGGAACAAAAAAActgaccagtgcaaagaaacaaAAGCTAACATAGATATGGTATGAGATAACTTTcacaaatactccctccatacccgtaaagaaagtcgttttggacaaggtttgggtcaaacatcGGGAATATaattcatgaataacttttaagttgttgagtttggaaatgtgaaaaccatattaataggtttgtcttgaaaaatactttcataaaaatgtacatatactttttgataaatacttCTATAAAAAAAACAAGGAGTCATAGTTAGGCTTTGGAGGCCGTGTggttgtcctaaacgactttctttacggGTATGGAGGAGTACTAGTTAAAATGTGACTTTGGCAAAGAATCACAAATGGATAGTGGTTCTGCTGCAATTTTTCAAACAGTGGTCATAAGTTAAAGCTTAGTTACCATCCACAGGAAAGATGACTTACAGACAGAACAATGATGACAGCGAGGAGGTTTGCCATTTTGACAGCGAGAACAATATTTAGGAGCACTTCCTTGCTCCTCTGAAGAGGAAAATAAAGGATTCCCACTATCTTCGGCATCGTGCCTCCAGTTTTCAGGTACCGCACCAGGATCAGTGAAAACAACCATCAAATAGCACCACAGAATCATTGCAAGCTGCAGAAGAAACAAGATCCCTGAAGAAGTTTATGCAAGACAGAATCAAATATAATCATGATTCGTATTCCTAATTAAGGTCCATGTTAGAAAGTAAAAAAAATGTAATAGAATTCAAAGTACTGTGCATAAAACGAGATATTCTCAGTCTAGCTGGAAGAATCAAAGCTTTTTCCCCATATGAAATCTAGGAATTGGAACATCCAATTCACAAGAAAAAAGCAATGCTAAAGCAGAAGGTGAACTACACAAATATGGTCAGAAAAAACAATTGGCACAGTTTGATTTCTCTGCTAGACTATTTTCTTAGAGAAAACAGTAGGGGAAACTCAACAGTGGTACTTGTATCAATATATAATGAAAACTGTACAAACAAAACAGGAAAAGGAGGTACACAGTAAGGGTACGGCCAAAGCAGCTAAACCAAAGAAGACAACCAAGAAGAAAAAGGCAGTTTTAATATATTATGTACAATTGAAGTAAAACTTCATCATGAAAGCCTGCCTTCCAGCCACGAAAGTAATGACTACCAGATTGTTTGATGACACAACTAGCAAAAAAAAGGACTTAAAAGGAAGAACCGTTACAAAACTAATTTTGGTATCTAATGGTTTTATTAAGAGATCTACTCAACTATTTAAATTTGTAAAGTCAGCAATAGAAAGGGTCCTTGATAGTCATAAAGGTACCATGATCTTTACTAGGATTGCAATATGCTGGGTTTAAAACTTAAAATACACTATATGAAATTAGAAATTGACACCCCACAATGTATCAGTTCCAGTTATAGAAATGTGCCTTCATCTAATCAATACCCAATGGAAAACTTAACGTCATTTTTCTCCTTTAAGGGCTGCAAACTTCAACTTCAATATAAGCTTCTGCTTCACAGTTTTCACATTTTTTTGGTGGTACCTTAATCCTTAAGCGGGTGTCTGGATGAGTGGATGGGTGGTATTTCATTTGATAAATTCCAAACATTCCAAGGAAATGCCTCCAGGACATTCACCGTCATTTAGTTAACCTCATATGCCACAGAAACCTGGCACATATGTAGTTAATGTTCCATTCAGAAGTATGATGTTAAAACATGCAGTCCATGTTGAAGAAAAACGAAACGTGTAGTTGAACTTCTctgggccgtgtttagttcatgaaggaaaaaaattcatgacactgtagcactttctttgtttgtgttaattattgtccaaccatgtactaactaggctcaaaagatttgtctcgtaaattccgaccaaactgtgcaactagtttttattttcatctatatttaatactccatgcatacgtctaaagattcgatatgacggggaatcttcaaaaattttgggttttgggatggaagtaaacaaggccaccgCTAAATCGAAAACAAAGCATCTGGAGACCACTAGCTTATGTGAAAAAGGTATACTAGTTTTGTTGTTAAGAAAAAAGATTTCACAACTATTTACTGACATATTACATatgaaaaggcaaggtcaaagttgCAGATTGAGGATAGCAGACATGATTGTAGTAAGATAAGAGTATGTGGTTTAGCCTCCAAGAACACATACCAGTTACCACATCCAAAAAACCATGTCATTAATTAGTTTGGTGTCCAGCAACACCTCAATCAGAGCAACCTATTGTGTCCTCGGGTCAACCAAGATTAGTCGGCACCCACTGAACTTAAACGAACTGTGTCCCACAAATGACCGGAGTTGCTTCACAAGTCAAACACATTTTCACAGTTGCACAATAGTACGGGTCTGAACAGAGAATGCCACCAGCAACGCGTACGTGCATCATAATTCTAGTACCCAGTGACCAGTGTACATGGCTGGGATGCACATGTGACAAGCATAGCTTAACTAACCCTAGAATCCATCCAAAGGTGTAACGGTGATAAATGTAAAATCTGACCGATGATGGGCATTGCTATAGTTATAAGTCAGAACTTTGGACGGAGATAAAATCTTTCAGACTCTATAAGCTTATTGCAGATGTCTCACGCTGTAGTACTGAACATAGTAGATCTTAACAGAAGGGGGAGAGGAGCGAGGGCGTCGGCGCTTACGAGTATGTGGAAGGCGACGATCACGACGGCAGCACCTGCCGCGGCTGCTCCCCCGGCGAGGAGCATGGGGCCCCATGCGAAGACGACGACGGCGTAGTAGGACAGGGCGACGATGGCGGCGACGATCGCCACCATAAGGTAGCCCAGCCCGCGCAGCCCCGCACAGGCGCGGAACGGGTTCACGTGCCGGCAGCAGTCCATCTCCTCCGGCGAGGTGGGGCTCGCCTCGGGGAGGAAGCGAAGGCAACGCGGCGGCGGACCGATCGAACGGGGCTGCGTGTCGGTGGCGGCGCGCGCTGGCTGGTTGTTGGCTGTCGGCCTGTTGCTTTGTGCTTGTTGCGTCGCTGACTAGGCGGACCCAGCGGCGAGTTTCAGTTCCTTGATGATGCCAGGGTAGCCTTTTGACAGTACTTTTTATTTACGAGTTGGAGTCAGCTTTCGCTGCCTCATGTGCTATTTTATTGGTAGATGGTAAatttgatgtaagatagtttTAAATATTCATATTTACTGGCAgataatattttataaaaataaacaattataataaaataatatgtTTTTTAAATATAAGTGAAAAAAAGGTAAAAGTGACCATTATGCTAAACTATTATTCAAAAAAAACTTATAACTTTTGCATATGAGATATGAAGACGAATTTTATATGAAAATTGTAATGTTTAATAAGATGTACAATTTATAGTTGAggtttttatttaatatatcATTCAGAGAgagattttttaaaaaagtttttagatttaaaaatttaaaattttcaaacaaaCCACAAATGTTGACATGGACTATTAAAAAAATACAGTTATCAATATGTTTTGAAACCTTTTAGTTGATAAGTTTCTATCTAGAATTATTTAGACTCTTAAATATCCATCTCATTTTCTTAGTTCTCTAAATTCAAAAGGAATTTTCAAACAACTTCGACACCATGTACACCGAGTTTGTTTTTAAAACTTTTAAAAAACatgagaaaataaaataaacattTAGGTCTCTAGATGATTTTAGATAAAAGAATATCAACTACAAATGTATGGATCTTATTTGATAGTTGCAACTTTTGTTGAAACCGCGCCGACATTCGATGTCATTTGAAAACTCTaagttttaaatttcaaaatctgaaaaaaaaaagggaaaataaaGAGATCCTATTGGCATTGTAGGtaattttaaataaaattttgttaactataaagttgtagatcttattAGTCTCTACAGTGTGATGTAAAATTCATCTTCATCTCGCTTCATATGCAAAAAGTTATGGAGTTTTTTGATAATTATTAATGGTGCACGGGTATAATGAACACTTTCAAATTCTGTCTCGTCTGATCCTATATAATATTCTTTTGAACTCATCTGAATTAGTTGGCAGCTTTAGAGTTTAGGCAAATGGAAATCACCACCATCTTCTTCTCGTCACTTGCCAGAGATAACACAATGGCGTAAGAAATGATGAACCCGTGTCAACAAGTAGTTGAATGGAAGGTACCACAAAGTGATCTttcgagagaaaaaaaaggtacCACAAAGTTCAACCTTCACCTCGAATTAGGTGTTTATTTTATTCATAATTATTAATAAAAAAACCGTTTGTTTTTTTCGAGGTTGGTGTtgattttctctctctttttttagtagCACATGGTGCGACGAATTGTGTCGGGAGACCCATACGTAAGAGTTTGGCAACCGGCAGGATACCGACTTCTGCACTGTATGTatcggagagagagagagagagagagagagagagagagagacgatgGTGAGTTGCGCAGCGTGGCCGGCCCGAGCACGCGAACATGCATGCGTGCCAGCCCGTGCGCGGTGCACCCGCCCCCGTCCGGCGCCGGCCCCTTCCTTCCCTGATGATCCGCCCAAGGTATCACGCATTCCCCGTGCACGCCTCGCCGGTTTGCGTGGGTTTGTACGCGGAGTAGTTTGTTTCTCGATCTCACGGGGAGGGGCCAGGACAGGCATGAATCCGCGCGCGGCACCGGCACGCACAATGCATGCTCGGCCCGGTGGACCGGCCGCGCGCGGCGCCTCCTCCCTGGATCGGCCTCGATCACGCTCACGCGTCCCCGGCCGCAGGCGTCTAGCTTTTGTTTGGTGGATgtcctttcttcttccttccccGCGACGTCTGCGCGGAAGCAGCCACCCAGCACGGCACGGAACGTGCCGCGTGTGGTGCTGCTCCGATGGATCCGGCGCCCGCTGGTTTGCGTGTTGGCATCAGGCAGATGCCACAAACACACGTCGTCTATCGCAGCAGATCGAGACGTCAAGGGAATTAGCATTCGATCGTTACCACCTTTAATTTtacggccggcggcggccggtGGTTTACGTTAATTAATCAATCAGCGCTATTATATGTGTGTACGTGCTGTCCCTGTTGCTTCCCAATCCATACCATACCATGATGGGGTTTGCTGGTTGCTGGCGAGGGAGCCGATCGCGGAACGAACGGAGCgcgcgcggcgccgccgccgccgcgcctccAGCCACCTCGGTCATCGGGAATTAATTGAGCGTCCACGGCAGCAAAGCAGCGATGGCAGGCAATGGCATATTGCATGGTCCGTGCATGTGGGTCAGCGCATAGTGCTTTGGCAAACAACCAGCAAGGATATTatactcctatatatatatactgcttTGACGCTTAAAAAAAGTCTAACGTTTCTTCATAATTGCTCCTATACTACTTTCATACTTTGATGCTTAAAAATCTAACGGTTCTTGCTTCATAATTGCTCAAACATGTGCAACAACGACCTCTGGCTTTCGATAAGACGGACAGTTCAGTTCGATACTCCGATGACGGCAATGGCAGATTATGTTGGCAGCAAATCAGCcagcaagggccttgtttagttccaaaaatttttaaattttttcatcccatcaaatctttagagatatgtatgaagcattaaatatagataaaaaataaataattgtatagtttgtctgtagtttgcaagatgaatcttttgaaactAGTTaatatagttggacaataaatcAATAATTATCAGAtataaacgaaattgctacagtggcTAAATCAAATTTTCgttaactaaggccttgtttagttcgcaaaaattttcaagattctccgtcacatcgaatcttgcggcacatgcatggagcattaaatatacatgaaaacaaaaactatttgcacagttcatctgtaaaccgcgagatgaatttttttgagcctagttactctataattgaacaatgtttgtcaaataaaaacgaaagtgctacagtgccgtttttcataagtttttgccaactgaacaaggcctaaacaaggtcgTAGTATAAGAAAAAGCGCTGTCCAAAGTCCAACAAGGATGAGATGAGCCAGAAGCAAATCATTGGGGTATTCGTTTTTTGGTCGACGCATCATTGGGCTGCACGGGACGCCACATGCGCATGCATGCCCTGGTCGCGTCTCGTTGAGTGCAACCGGGTGATCCGACGTGCCGATCGAGCTGGATACACGTAGCAGATCGAGCCTCGTGATTGATCGATGAAGCAAGTGTGGTCGATCTGTCTGTATactagtgctactattccttCTTCTCGCAAGTGTGCTTGCTTCTCGGCACAAAAAAAGAT encodes:
- the LOC8074211 gene encoding probable protein S-acyltransferase 12 isoform X1, with protein sequence MDCCRHVNPFRACAGLRGLGYLMVAIVAAIVALSYYAVVVFAWGPMLLAGGAAAAGAAVVIVAFHILLAMILWCYLMVVFTDPGAVPENWRHDAEDSGNPLFSSSEEQGSAPKYCSRCQNGKPPRCHHCSVCNRCVLKMDHHCIWVVNCVGARNYKYFLLFLVYTFIETVLDTLVLLPNFIEFFQDESRRSSSPGDIAILFLAFVLNLAFALSLLCFIGMHTSLVTHNTTSIEVYERKKSVSWKYDLGWKRNLEQVFGTKKLFWFVPMYSTEDLHNIPALQGLEFPTRSDAIV
- the LOC8074211 gene encoding probable protein S-acyltransferase 12 isoform X2, whose translation is MGPHAPRRGSSRGRCCRRDRRLPHTRILFLLQLAMILWCYLMVVFTDPGAVPENWRHDAEDSGNPLFSSSEEQGSAPKYCSRCQNGKPPRCHHCSVCNRCVLKMDHHCIWVVNCVGARNYKYFLLFLVYTFIETVLDTLVLLPNFIEFFQDESRRSSSPGDIAILFLAFVLNLAFALSLLCFIGMHTSLVTHNTTSIEVYERKKSVSWKYDLGWKRNLEQVFGTKKLFWFVPMYSTEDLHNIPALQGLEFPTRSDAIV